The Lagenorhynchus albirostris chromosome 12, mLagAlb1.1, whole genome shotgun sequence nucleotide sequence ATCACGATTAAAAAGCAAACTCCAAATACTACTaaatccattttcttatttgttactCAATCCTATCAGCACTGACAATATAATAGTCACAGAGCTTACAGACAAGGGCAACAAAGGTGATctgtttttgctcattttttcacctacttacagaaaaaaattagataaactaTATGCTtgatttttcaaaactaaaataagagGCTCCCACTCTTTCCTTTAACTTTGAGCATAATTGATAAGCataatagaaacatttaaaaaaaaattcttctcatATGTTTGGCCCAACAGCTTCAGAAACTCTGAAATAGTCTATTTTAGGCTTCACTGAAGAAGGAGGGATACCTGCCTAATTTCTACAGCATCAAAAGAAATCTTGAGGTAGGTACAGAGAATTTATCATCAGgaggcatatatatacacacacatacacacacctatcATGCATGCatgtgatgttttaaaaatactctataaatatttctgagtTCCAAAATGTATGACACATTCTAGCTTATTACCCTTTGTTCGGTATACTGTTATTTGACCTTCTGGTTTTTGCACTTTTCCAAGAAGAATGGTTAAGAATAAAAGGCAGAGGAAACTGATCACTTCCTGCCTCCAAATGATGTCATACCTATGCTTAATTGGTTTACAAGCTCAAATACATGCTAATTTCAAGGCTGTGAATTATATCAAATGACtttgaaagagcaaaagaaaagccATGGCTTAATTTGTTAGTGAAACAAGGCCTTGCTTGAAATTCACGTCAACTTTCCATTCTGCAAAGCAACTCATCCACATAAAAATGGTCAAAAAAGGACTTCATTTAATTAGTGATATGTAGACTTTTGCATAGAAAAAGGTTACAAAGTAATACAAAAAAGACTAGgtacagtaattttaaaacatatatttaaaagtataattttgcATAATGTTTAACATTCTCATAATGTTTATTGCTTTCTCCACACAGCAGAGAAATGAAGTGCATAATAATACATGCTGTGTCTTTGTCTTTCAAACATAAATTCTCACGTGCTCAATTTCAAAGTATTAAGAGATTATTTTgtcattaaacaaaataaaaacaaaaccaaaacaccatTATGTAGCACTAATCTAGGCATggacaaaaataatttatgtacatCCCATTACATACATTCATCTTGATTTGGGATCAAATACAATCACAAGCTTGAcaaaggacatttaaaaatcGGGCTTTTCTCTTCCCGTTGTTCTCTCCCTGCCTCATCACTTCCAGAAATGCAACTTCTCCCCAAAAGGTGACAAGTATAGATTTTACATGTTATCAGGATGAAATGAAGaggataaatatgtaaaaatagtcCAAATGAAACtgaataaattaaacttttacaAACTGGAGAGTTTTCAAGTTGGCATGAGTCAGATAGCCTCTGGTGGGCACACAGTAGGCAACTGCTTCTAGGTGCACTCTATAAATGCATGTTTTATATAAAGAAGCACCATATTGtgagccataaaagaaaaaaagtgcctGGGGGTTTGCAGGCAGGGCAGAAATGCTTGTTAATCTGAGCGCTGACGTAATAATTGCTTATACTAATACATTGTTAAATGTCACAACTTGGCAAGTTTgtacaaaaaaagcaaactaggATAAAACTAGGTTTCTCAACTTGAAAATTACTTTCAGCAATCCTTTTGGCCAATAAAAACCTGTTGATTTCAACAGAGTGCTCTTTTCTGGTATTTGTACTAAAACGTCTGCAGCCTAATGCAAGACTTCTGTCCCTTCTCCTTTCTTAACCTAACCTCTACGCTCTTCTTTACTTGTGCAACGTTGTATGTtcaaaagaaaactttattaGCTCAGGCACTTATGAAacatgaatattctttttttccatttagtttcAAGAAAATTCAGTCAGGGCATTTTTCTTCCCCAATTCAGACATCGTGATGCACTGCTGGATGGTTCAGTCCGTATATTTTCCAGGAGACTTCTAAATGAAAACAAGTGTGACATTTTCAAAAGTTGCTGATGTCAGTTACCAAACTGCCTTAAAccgaaacagagaaaaaagataataCCACATTTCCACTTATGAGGTTTGTGTCTCAAATAGCTTTATTGTTCCTTTGTGGATCCGCAGACATCTGTATGGCTACTTTCAGGGTGCAGAGGTTTTAAGCTGACTCTGAAATGAAGGACATTCAGTTACTACTGCAAGAAGTTCGGTGAAAACTTAAAAAGCTCCCACTTCTGTCCCCCAGGGTCGGTAAGGTTTACTGTTTGTTCCACTGCTTGTCTGCTGAGGGCTGGACGTGGCTGATACCGACAAGGGAGGGCTGATGGCTGTGGCAGCCGCCACTGCTGCAGCTGCGTTTGGGGGGAGCACGGGGAGCGCCCCAGCGAAGGACAGAGGGAAGCTGTGCGCAGCTGCCGCGGCTGCTGCAGCGGCTGCGTGGACAGTGGCCGAGAGGGACAAGAGAGAAGTGGAGAGAGGTGGCACACAGGGGGCGACACTGCCTGTTGATGGCATCCGAAGGGCAGAGTCTGCGTGGGCAAACGTGGCCGTGAGGAGGGTGGAGCCGTGGGCAGGAGGCACTTCTGAAGTGGTGGAGAGGCGGCAAGGCGTGGGCTCCGAGGCGTGGAGTCCGCTGGGTTGGAGCAGGGCTGCCGGAAGGTGGTGGAAGGCCGCCGCCCAGTGGTGAGGATgcagggggtgatggtggtgggccAGAGAGGAGGTCATTGCCGCCGCCTCTCGCTGTGAGGCACACGTGCTGAGATGAGAGACCAAGCGCACCCGCAGCGGATCGGAGGAGTCCAGGCCTTCCACAGAGCTCAGGTACCTTGCCACTTCGGTTAAGCACTCTCGGAATCCAATGCTCATGAAGTCCATGGCAAGAGCATGGGCGTCAAAGTAGCCTGAAAGGAGGTTTGAGCAAAGTGGGGGCCAGGAGAGAcagtgagagaaagaaggacacaattatgaagagtagccaccaccTACGTTCCACCCTGTCCTTCAGAGATTTAAGAAGAACGACGATCCTTTCTGAGAACGTTGCCAGCTATTTATGGTTGTAATTTTTGCAGAAGTTAAGAAAGTGCACTTTGCAATTCACATGTGTGACAACTCTGGCAATGCTATGTACTGCAGTTGTTCCTGCAACCAAATAGCACAGTGGGGAAAAGAATTAAGAACATCTGTGTTTCAAacacttccagaaaaaaaaaaaatggtgtctcTTCTTTTGTATTGTGGGATAGTGAAATTTTCTAGTAAACTTTTCCACGGTATAACAGAGTAccagtctctctgtctctgtcacatGAATTGGAGATTAAAGGGTTTATCTGAAACATCTTCACTCTCTTGGCATTTATAACTGAGATGTGAAATGCATATGAGCAGTTTGAGGGCTTTTCAGAAATGTGCCAGAACTGCTCAATAAATTCATAAATGCTTCTTGACTCAGTGTTttttatcaacaaaatgaaaacaccattACTTTGTACGGAAAAAAGTTAAAGaagcaaaatgatttttaaaaatttggttacTAATTTGAAGATCTTATTTTTCTATCAGGTAATATAACATTACTATAACTCCTAGTTTTCCTGAAgtccaaatatgtatttctttcatTGGTTAGCTTACTTTTTTCTGGCATCCgtccaagaaaaaaatgcatatcaATTGTGTCAGTGTGTATGCACATGCCCTTACACCTAAGGTTACTACCATTAAAATGGCTAGAGCTGGTCACATTTATGAGAATCCCTTTTTACCCAAAGATAATACATTAGAATAGAAAATAGTAACAGCTGATTAGTATCAGTGCCAATTTAGGGTACTGATAATAATCAGACATTTGGGGAAATGTCACCACTTTGAATAAGTGACCTCTAATATGTATAAACGTatcctttttagattttttttctcatttgcaactttttttttttaaggcttttttttttggatgttgggggtaggagtttattaattaatttatttatttttgctgtgttgggtcttcgttgccgtgcgagggctttctctagttgtggcaagcgggggccactcttcatcgcggcgcgcgggcctctcactgtcacggcctctcctgttgcggagcacaggctccagatgcacaggctcagtagttgtggctcacgggcctagttgctccgcggcatgtgggatcctcccagaccagggctcgaacccatgtcccctgcattagcaggcagattctcaatcactgcaccaccagggaaggccctgcaactttttttttaaaacagttttcaaattaaaatttagtcTACTCACTTCGGggatgtgtatatacataaatgaGAAATATCACATTCAAACAAGGTTATTTTCATCTAAGGCATTTACTACATtcccttttttatgtttttgtagaTCAAAGTATTACCTGTTTTGTTTATCATCTATTAACAATTAGATtaacactttggaaaatagtagtCACAATATTCAAAGTCCAAGAGCTAGAACTTCAACAGAAATTTGGAAGTCCCAAAAAGAAATTTGAGGAAAACATATATACCATTAAGACCATAACAGCAACAGCACAAAGCTGACATAAGAGAACATCATGAAATGTGGAAGATAGCAACAAAAAGAGTCATCATCCCAGGACTTCAGCATGGTTAGCAATAAAGCCCCTGGCATTAGGAGGAAAAGTTCTTCCTGAAGAAGACGCCTCCAAAGAAAGACTTCACATAAGAGTCCTCAGGGTTCTCTGCAAGGCTTTGCAGACTTCTGACTTCATGAGAGAAGGGAGATAATCATCAGAGTAGACAAGAGTCCAGAAACCCAGAGGGATCTAGAAATTTAGGTTACTCTACTAAATCCTCTCTAGAAACTCCTGCAATACCAGGACAGATTAAAGAATGGACCAACAGAATTGTACCCCAGGAGCTTCCAAGTATCTTCATGAGTCAGCATGAAGTAATTGAAATTTGTGATTTGCCAGCTGTATGGGGTTGTATATGGGTGAGTTCTCTGTTGCATCTTAAGGAATATAAATTATGTAATTCCTATACTGTTGCTGAATGCAGAGGGAAATGACGATGAGCAACTGTTTCCTGCGACCGCATCTTGGGCCAATAATCATAGCACAGGGGTCCACACCACTTCCATCACTGCTCTCTGGGCTTTAAGTGAATAAGctcacaacaaccttgtgaaGTGAACACTAtcactgtcctcattttacaaatgaagaaactggggttCAGAAAAGGTCAGTCCTTTATCTAGGGtcacagaccaaaaaaaagaaaaacaagccaggatttgaaaccaggcaACCCAAATGCAGTGTCTGTCCTTCACCAGTACATTCTGAGGCCCCCATAGCAGCTGTGAGTCTTTAACAACTCGAGCCCACACTGCCAGCCCCACTTCTTCAAGGCCCACACGTTCTCCTGTGAGGTGACCTCTCTAATGAGCTGGCAGTCAGGCGACTCGTATGAAGCTTGCTCGGAAATGTCTGTTCGCAAACTATTTTGGGATGAATTTTAGGACTGTTCAGGTAGCCAAGAATAGCAACCACGATGGAACTTAGTGTTTATAATAAGGCATAAGAACAATATTACTCTTTAGAAGTATAGCTCATGCCAAATATTTGAAACGCTGATAAAAATTCTTAGCCTTGTGGCTAACAATGCCAAGGGAAGTAAAGCAATCAAACAACTTTCCCTGCACGATCGCTAACCCGATCAGTCCCCTAACATCCTGAGGGAGCAGGTGTAGAGACAGAATTCTGGGGTGGCGGGGGGCCTTGAGGGCTCAGAGTGCTAGTACAGGCCTCCTTGTGCAGCCCAGCACCTCTGTCTCGGCTTAAAGGTGGGTCAGTGGCCAAGCTGGGCTGGATCACAGGCTTCTAGAATTTCATCCAGTTCTCTTCCCTATTACGTAAGAATATTTGCAGCCTATGCTGAGGGTTACATTTTAAAGGGTAGAAATCACAATTCCATACCCATTCAGGATGGTTATTCAGGCAGGACGGACGGTTCCTTGAGAAGGTGCAACAGAGGGTAAGTCACATTGTGTGTGAGGGCGTCCCTTTACAATGATCACCGCCCCCCCACCCGACACAGGTAAAAGATGGTGAAGGTCAGGGCTGATGCTCCACAGGTCCTCAGCTGGAGTTAGACACTGAAATACTTCTGTACCAATTGATAAACAGCTATTTCCCTCCAATGCCCTGCCCCTGTCCTGATCTAGGGCAAACTCTGATACTACATAATAAAAGGTTAATGCTGAGCAGAGATAAGCGTTCAGGGTGTAGCTGCGGCACTTAGCCCCTGTGGTACCCTCTCCTTACCCAGTTATCAAATATATGGAACAGCCCTTGGCTAAGATGAATACCAAAGGCCTGTGTGAAGggtgaaaaagatataaaagggcAAAATCAAGTCTGAGTGATGTGTGAGAAGTGGGATAATGGAATCTGAATGACTACTACATCGTTTAGGATCTCAAGTCCATTCATAGCATGAACTGAGGGTCAGGAACTGGACTATTCTTCCCTAAATCACTATCCAGTACAGAAGACATCTCTCCACAGCACTGGGCCCAGGGCACCTGCTCCTGTTTGCTCTTCACAGGAATGACTGCTccatcagtggtttccaggacaGAGATTCACTACCTGCACTTCAAATGCTCTGTGTGGTCTAAATCCAAGATCAACCAAACTCTGAGAACAACAATGAAACTTCACTTCCTTTGGAATAGCTGCATTATAGTGAGTCCTATCCCTGATTTAACAggggactggggagagggaaagaagagaagaagattGTGTCTAACCTCCTGTTTATGTTTGGATGTTTGTGTGTTCGTTTTGTCTTTCTGTACAAATTCCAGCATGCACTTCTGAAAGTCCCAAACAAACCTCTGACCAGGCTGCTGTGAATGAAGCTTTACTCCCACAGTATTATAAAAGCAAACACAAGCCCAGGGTCAAGTGCTTCTTTTGTTCCAGAAGTTCTTTCCCACGAGTTCAATCCTGCCATTAGCATTGATTTCCACGGCTTTAATCTGGGACCTCCTATCGCAGCTCGTTAAAGAACTGTTCAACTATGACTTCCTTACAATCttagggagaaaaaatgaaaagagaaaggtagaaggggcggcggggggggggggatgaagTCACCTACTTACCTTTACCCCCAGTTGCCTGGAGCATCTTTAAATGATCGACTGTCATTTGCAGTATTTCAGCTTTTTCTAACTTTGCAGATCCCTgagtaaacaaataataaaatcttataaGTCCTATGGAAATGAATTTGGAACAACTTACCCTGAATTTTTGATTTTCCCTCTCACTAGAAAATTCTAAGTTTAactttttcacagaaaaatatgAATTCTTCCTGAACTTtacatgaaaacactaattgcATCACACCTAATTACagatatttgccattttaacttttaaagactAAAAggcataataatttttaaacacaaaaataattacaCTAAGATAACTCTACTCAAACTACTACAACTGCAAAAATCTCAAACCGCATCAAACTGgttaataatatactttattttatcaGGGGATATACAATAGTCTTATATAATGCTTAAGTCTAGATCAGTTGAATCCAACTCTGGAGGAAAAGCAGATAGGATCTCATAAAATTATTGTTAAAAAGcatatctttcaaaaatagataattcTATTATGCCTTTAAGGTAATTCATACTACACCACTGTAAGTATAGAACCAAAAGTGCGAAGGGAAGACTTTCAAGGGTTTTTTTCCCAAT carries:
- the HEY2 gene encoding hairy/enhancer-of-split related with YRPW motif protein 2 isoform X2, whose amino-acid sequence is MKRPCEETTSESDMDETIDVGSENNYSGQSTSSVIRSNSPTTTSQIMARKKRRGIIEKRRRDRINNSLSELRRLVPTAFEKQGSAKLEKAEILQMTVDHLKMLQATGGKGYFDAHALAMDFMSIGFRECLTEVARYLSSVEGLDSSDPLRVRLVSHLSTCASQREAAAMTSSLAHHHHPLHPHHWAAAFHHLPAALLQPSGLHASEPTPCRLSTTSEVPPAHGSTLLTATFAHADSALRMPSTGSVAPCVPPLSTSLLSLSATVHAAAAAAAAAAHSFPLSFAGALPVLPPNAAAAVAAATAISPPLSVSATSSPQQTSSGTNKSA
- the HEY2 gene encoding hairy/enhancer-of-split related with YRPW motif protein 2 isoform X1, with the protein product MKRPCEETTSESDMDETIDVGSENNYSGQSTSSVIRSNSPTTTSQIMARKKRRGIIEKRRRDRINNSLSELRRLVPTAFEKQGSAKLEKAEILQMTVDHLKMLQATGGKGYFDAHALAMDFMSIGFRECLTEVARYLSSVEGLDSSDPLRVRLVSHLSTCASQREAAAMTSSLAHHHHPLHPHHWAAAFHHLPAALLQPSGLHASEPTPCRLSTTSEVPPAHGSTLLTATFAHADSALRMPSTGSVAPCVPPLSTSLLSLSATVHAAAAAAAAAAHSFPLSFAGALPVLPPNAAAAVAAATAISPPLSVSATSSPQQTSSGTNSKPYRPWGTEVGAF